The following is a genomic window from Desertibacillus haloalkaliphilus.
GTTTTGCAAGATCCAAAGCGCGTTGCTAAGTTTGGTGAATTCGTTGATACAACTGGATTCCAAAACCCATTTATTTTGCCACTTGATAAGGGTCACTTGGCCTACTAAAATGCAGACAAAAAGACGAGACGAACAGATTGATGTTCATCTCGTCTTTTTACTTTGCCCAGACTTTTTGCATAGCCGCAAAGACTGCTAGCGTTGCGCGTGAATCTGCCAACGCACGGTGCTTTTG
Proteins encoded in this region:
- a CDS encoding amidohydrolase family protein → NAADLLQISDDYGELVPGKMADFVMFDASPLADIKVLQDPKRVAKFGEFVDTTGFQNPFILPLDKGHLAY